Proteins encoded together in one Rhizobium bangladeshense window:
- a CDS encoding RidA family protein yields MSIKRIDVGARMSGAVIHGNTVYLAGQVGEGESVTDQCKSALAEVDRLLAAAGSSKSKILQTIVYLSDIAYFAEMNAAWEAWIDPANPPARATSEAKLAAPKYKVEFIVTAALD; encoded by the coding sequence ATGAGCATTAAGCGTATCGACGTCGGCGCACGCATGAGCGGCGCCGTCATTCACGGCAACACGGTTTATTTGGCGGGCCAGGTCGGCGAGGGTGAAAGCGTCACCGATCAGTGCAAGTCTGCGCTCGCCGAAGTCGACCGCCTCTTGGCGGCCGCCGGAAGCAGCAAGTCGAAGATCCTGCAGACGATCGTCTATCTCTCCGACATCGCTTATTTCGCCGAGATGAACGCTGCCTGGGAAGCCTGGATCGATCCGGCCAATCCTCCGGCCCGCGCCACCAGCGAAGCCAAGCTTGCTGCGCCGAAGTACAAGGTCGAGTTCATCGTCACGGCCGCGCTCGACTAA
- a CDS encoding TIGR01244 family sulfur transferase, protein MDIRQIDDEYSVSGQITLKDLDEIKALGFKSIVCHRPDHESPDQTSFSVIEARAKELGLDIAHVPVGPMGVTEEAVQGMVDALDEFPRPMLGYCRSGARSTAIYQKTHHIRS, encoded by the coding sequence ATGGATATTCGCCAGATCGACGATGAATATTCGGTTTCGGGACAGATCACGCTTAAAGATCTCGACGAGATCAAGGCGCTGGGCTTCAAATCGATCGTCTGCCACCGCCCCGACCATGAAAGCCCCGACCAAACGTCGTTTTCCGTCATCGAGGCGCGTGCCAAAGAGCTCGGACTCGATATCGCCCATGTGCCGGTTGGACCGATGGGCGTGACCGAAGAGGCGGTGCAGGGCATGGTCGACGCGCTCGACGAGTTCCCGCGGCCGATGCTCGGATATTGCCGCTCGGGCGCGCGTTCGACGGCGATTTACCAGAAGACCCACCATATCCGCAGTTGA
- a CDS encoding ABC transporter ATP-binding protein, with protein sequence MLDISSLSKIYPNGTHALQDFSLSIARGELVAVIGGSGCGKSTLLRLLSGLEAPTQGEISLEGRRLTEPDPLVNIVFQEPRLFPWLTVADNIGFGLRHLPSSESDEQVSAALEKIGLRGYENRWIKELSGGQAQRVALARALVTKPAVLLADEPFSALDAMTRLELQDHLLDLWRANATTMLLVTHDIEEAAFLADRVVVMRPWPGRIQEVVDVGLPRRRNRMSGELAAVKRRLSGLLAHSLNDSGGTAIG encoded by the coding sequence ATGCTCGATATCAGCTCTCTGTCCAAGATCTATCCCAATGGAACGCATGCGCTGCAAGATTTTTCTCTCAGCATCGCAAGGGGGGAGCTGGTTGCGGTCATCGGCGGCTCGGGTTGCGGCAAGAGCACTCTCTTGAGGCTGTTGTCGGGCCTGGAAGCGCCCACACAAGGCGAAATCAGCCTGGAAGGACGGCGGCTGACGGAGCCGGACCCGCTCGTGAATATCGTCTTCCAGGAACCTCGCCTCTTTCCCTGGCTGACGGTTGCCGACAACATCGGTTTCGGCCTGCGCCATCTGCCAAGCAGCGAAAGTGACGAGCAGGTATCGGCTGCCCTGGAGAAGATCGGCCTTCGTGGTTACGAGAACCGCTGGATCAAAGAACTGTCCGGCGGGCAGGCTCAGCGTGTGGCCTTGGCGCGCGCGCTCGTGACAAAGCCCGCCGTGCTGTTGGCGGACGAACCCTTCTCCGCACTCGATGCGATGACGCGCCTCGAACTCCAGGATCATCTGCTCGACCTCTGGCGCGCAAATGCCACGACAATGCTGCTGGTCACGCACGACATCGAAGAGGCGGCTTTTCTGGCGGACCGTGTGGTGGTGATGCGTCCCTGGCCGGGACGCATTCAAGAGGTGGTCGATGTAGGGCTGCCGCGGCGGCGCAATCGCATGTCGGGTGAACTCGCCGCAGTCAAAAGGCGTCTGTCGGGCCTTCTGGCTCATTCTCTCAACGATAGCGGCGGCACGGCCATCGGCTGA
- a CDS encoding thiamine pyrophosphate-binding protein: MKKTGGELIVEALKANGVKRLSCVPGESFLAVLDALRDSDIDVLVCRQEGGAAMMADCWGRLTGEPGICMVTRGPGATNASAGLHISRQDSTPMILFIGQVQREAREREAFQEVEFRRAFTEFAKWVGEIDDAARIPEFITRAFAVATSGRPGPVVLTLPEDMLRDEVEAPRARRYASVEAHPGRSQIDDLYVRLLKAERPMVILGGTRWDADAVADFAIFAERFQLPVGCSFRRQMLFDHLHPCYAGDVGIGINPALAKEIKESDLLILLGGRMSEMPSSGYTLLDIPYPSQSLVHIHPDPSELGRVYRADLAICASPADFVETLVDLEAPAEPRWAQRTAHMHQAYLAWSKPPATGPGAVHMGPIMEWLEGNIGPETIFTNGAGNYATWLHRFHRFRRFNTQAAPTSGSMGYGLPAAVAAKRLFPEREVICFAGDGCFLMHGQEFATAIRYDLPIIAIVVNNGMYGTIRMHQEREYPGRVSSTDLTNPDFAALARAYGGHGETVENTEEFAPAFERARASGKPAIIEVKLDPEAITPTRTLSEIAQTKSR; this comes from the coding sequence ATGAAAAAGACGGGCGGAGAATTGATTGTCGAGGCGCTGAAGGCGAATGGCGTCAAGCGCCTCTCCTGCGTGCCCGGCGAGAGTTTCCTCGCCGTTCTCGACGCCTTGCGCGACAGCGATATCGACGTCCTCGTCTGCCGGCAGGAAGGCGGGGCGGCGATGATGGCGGATTGCTGGGGCAGGCTGACGGGCGAGCCAGGCATCTGCATGGTGACCCGCGGACCTGGCGCCACCAACGCCTCCGCCGGTCTGCATATATCAAGGCAGGATTCGACCCCGATGATCCTTTTCATCGGCCAGGTGCAGCGAGAGGCGCGTGAACGCGAGGCCTTCCAGGAGGTCGAGTTCCGCCGCGCCTTCACCGAATTCGCCAAGTGGGTGGGCGAGATCGACGATGCCGCCCGCATTCCCGAGTTTATAACCCGCGCCTTTGCGGTCGCGACCTCCGGCCGTCCCGGCCCCGTGGTGCTGACGCTGCCGGAAGACATGCTGCGCGATGAGGTCGAGGCGCCCCGCGCCAGGCGTTATGCCAGCGTCGAGGCCCACCCGGGCCGCAGCCAGATCGATGATCTTTATGTAAGACTCTTGAAGGCCGAACGGCCGATGGTGATTCTCGGCGGCACACGCTGGGATGCCGATGCCGTCGCCGATTTTGCAATCTTCGCCGAACGTTTTCAGCTGCCGGTGGGCTGCTCCTTCCGCCGGCAGATGCTGTTCGATCATCTCCACCCCTGTTATGCAGGCGATGTCGGCATCGGCATCAATCCAGCGCTCGCCAAGGAGATCAAGGAGAGCGACCTGCTGATCCTGCTCGGCGGCCGCATGTCGGAAATGCCTTCCTCAGGTTATACGCTGCTCGACATCCCCTACCCCAGTCAGTCCCTCGTTCATATCCATCCGGATCCGTCGGAACTCGGCCGCGTCTATCGCGCCGATCTTGCCATCTGCGCGAGCCCCGCCGATTTTGTCGAAACACTCGTCGATCTCGAAGCCCCGGCCGAGCCACGGTGGGCGCAGCGGACCGCGCATATGCACCAGGCCTATCTCGCCTGGTCGAAGCCGCCGGCGACGGGTCCGGGCGCCGTCCATATGGGACCGATCATGGAGTGGCTGGAAGGCAATATCGGGCCGGAAACGATCTTCACCAATGGCGCCGGCAACTACGCCACCTGGCTGCACCGCTTCCACCGTTTCCGCCGCTTCAACACCCAGGCCGCGCCCACCTCCGGCTCGATGGGTTACGGGCTGCCGGCGGCGGTGGCCGCCAAGCGGCTCTTTCCCGAGCGTGAGGTCATCTGTTTTGCCGGCGACGGCTGCTTCCTGATGCACGGCCAGGAATTCGCCACCGCCATCCGTTACGACCTGCCGATCATCGCAATCGTCGTCAACAACGGCATGTACGGCACGATCCGCATGCACCAGGAGCGCGAATATCCCGGCCGCGTCAGCAGCACCGATCTGACCAATCCGGACTTCGCGGCCCTCGCCCGCGCCTATGGCGGCCACGGCGAGACGGTAGAAAACACGGAGGAATTTGCCCCCGCTTTCGAGCGCGCGCGTGCAAGCGGCAAGCCGGCGATCATCGAGGTGAAGCTCGACCCGGAAGCGATCACACCGACCAGAACGCTTTCGGAAATCGCGCAAACAAAAAGCCGGTAA
- a CDS encoding ABC transporter permease, whose amino-acid sequence MSLVDIALSWRNTEPARETRQRRVSPFDHPIVGMLFPVTLFAAWEILVRTGIVGGRLMPPPSKILFTVYTLAASGDLITHVGATLRRVAIGFTFGSLAGTALGALTGYSRLLARLLDPTLQALRAIPSIAWVPLFILWFGIFEASKVALIAVGVFFPVYLGVYGAVVGVDRRIVEVGRVFRLSGLELIRLILLPAVLPDFVLALRAGLGLGWMFVVAAEFMGASEGLGYLLVDGQQLGKPDQILAAILIFAIVGKATDSLLLIATSPFLRWRDSHRSGI is encoded by the coding sequence ATGTCGTTGGTCGACATCGCGCTATCATGGCGCAATACGGAACCAGCAAGGGAGACCCGGCAGCGCCGAGTTTCGCCTTTCGATCATCCGATCGTCGGTATGCTCTTTCCAGTTACATTGTTTGCTGCCTGGGAGATCCTGGTCCGCACAGGTATAGTCGGAGGCCGTTTGATGCCGCCGCCTTCGAAGATTCTGTTTACCGTCTATACGCTCGCAGCATCGGGCGATCTCATAACGCATGTGGGCGCGACGCTGCGCAGAGTGGCGATTGGTTTTACCTTCGGCTCTTTGGCAGGAACAGCGCTCGGAGCGCTTACCGGATACTCCAGGCTGCTCGCACGCTTGCTCGATCCGACGCTGCAGGCCTTGAGAGCCATTCCCTCGATTGCCTGGGTGCCGCTGTTCATCCTGTGGTTCGGCATTTTTGAGGCCTCCAAAGTCGCCCTGATTGCCGTCGGCGTGTTCTTCCCAGTCTATCTCGGGGTCTACGGCGCCGTTGTCGGCGTCGACAGGCGCATCGTCGAAGTCGGCCGCGTCTTCCGCCTTTCAGGGCTGGAACTCATTCGTCTGATCCTGCTGCCAGCCGTCCTTCCGGACTTCGTCCTTGCGCTCCGCGCCGGCCTCGGCCTCGGGTGGATGTTCGTTGTGGCGGCGGAATTCATGGGAGCGTCGGAAGGCCTGGGTTATCTTCTGGTGGACGGCCAGCAGCTCGGAAAGCCGGATCAGATCCTCGCTGCTATCTTGATCTTTGCCATCGTCGGCAAAGCGACCGACAGCCTGCTTCTGATTGCGACCTCGCCGTTCCTGCGCTGGCGTGACAGCCATAGGAGCGGAATCTGA
- a CDS encoding iron-containing alcohol dehydrogenase, translating into MSSSNITANWSYPTSVKLGRGRIKELADACKSLGMKKPLLVTDRGLAAMAITKNALDILEDAGLGRAIFADVDPNPNEKNLEAGVKAFKDGGHDGVVAFGGGSGLDLGKCVAFMVGQSRPVWDFEDIGDWWTRASVEGIAPIVAVPTTAGTGSEVGRASVITNSETHVKKIIFHPKFLPGVVISDPELTVGMPKIITAGTGMDAFAHCLEAYSSPFYHPMSAGIALEGMRLVKEFLPRAYREGTDLEARANMMSAAAMGAVAFQKGLGAIHALSHPIGAVYNTHHGMTNAVVMPAVLRFNRAAIEEKISRAAAYLGISGGFDGFYDYVLKLRSDLGVPETLTAMGIAPDRIDELSAMAIEDPSAGGNPVAMTLENTKALFRDCF; encoded by the coding sequence ATGAGCAGCAGCAACATCACCGCAAACTGGAGCTACCCGACATCGGTCAAGCTCGGCCGGGGCCGGATCAAGGAACTGGCCGACGCCTGCAAGAGCCTCGGCATGAAGAAGCCGCTGCTTGTCACCGACCGCGGCCTCGCCGCGATGGCGATCACCAAGAACGCGCTCGATATCCTCGAAGATGCCGGTCTTGGCCGGGCGATCTTCGCTGACGTCGATCCGAACCCGAATGAGAAGAACCTCGAGGCCGGCGTCAAGGCCTTCAAGGACGGCGGCCATGACGGCGTCGTCGCCTTCGGCGGCGGCTCCGGCCTCGATCTCGGCAAGTGCGTCGCCTTCATGGTTGGCCAATCGCGGCCGGTCTGGGATTTCGAGGATATCGGCGACTGGTGGACGCGCGCCAGCGTCGAGGGCATCGCGCCGATCGTCGCCGTACCGACGACGGCCGGCACCGGTTCGGAAGTCGGGCGCGCCAGCGTCATTACCAATTCCGAAACGCATGTGAAGAAGATCATCTTCCACCCGAAGTTCCTGCCGGGCGTCGTCATCTCCGATCCGGAACTGACGGTCGGGATGCCGAAGATCATTACCGCCGGCACCGGCATGGACGCTTTCGCGCATTGCCTGGAAGCCTATTCCTCGCCCTTCTATCATCCGATGTCAGCCGGCATCGCGCTCGAAGGCATGCGGCTCGTCAAGGAATTCCTGCCGCGCGCCTATCGGGAAGGCACCGATCTCGAAGCTCGCGCCAACATGATGTCTGCTGCTGCCATGGGCGCGGTCGCCTTCCAGAAGGGGCTCGGCGCAATCCACGCCTTGTCCCATCCAATCGGCGCCGTCTATAACACCCATCACGGCATGACCAACGCGGTTGTCATGCCGGCGGTGCTGCGTTTCAACCGTGCGGCAATCGAGGAGAAGATCAGCCGCGCGGCGGCCTATCTCGGCATTTCGGGCGGTTTCGACGGCTTCTATGACTATGTGCTGAAGCTCCGTTCCGATCTCGGAGTGCCGGAGACGCTGACGGCGATGGGAATCGCCCCCGACCGTATCGACGAATTGTCGGCCATGGCGATCGAAGATCCGAGCGCCGGCGGCAATCCTGTCGCGATGACGCTCGAAAATACCAAGGCGCTTTTCAGGGATTGTTTCTGA
- a CDS encoding CaiB/BaiF CoA transferase family protein: MIETATKQPPLAGIRVIELARVLAGPWAGQMLADLGADVIKIENPDGGDDTRQWGPPFVEAADGENLSAAYYHAANRGKRSITADLKSTEDQDLVRRLIATADVVIENFKVGGLVKYGLDYDSLRKLNPRLVYCSITGFGQTGPYAGLAGYDYIVQGMSGFMSITGEPDGQPMKAGVAIADIFTGIYAVSAIEAALIHALKTGEGQLIDMALLDVQSAVLANQNMNYLISGAAPTRLGNAHPNISPYEVVPTADGYLILAVGNDGQFRRLCAILGLETIADDERFSTNKARVANRGEVRRLISAETLKLQKADLLKACEQNAVPSGAINTIEEMFADPQVKARDLRIDLTDAAGTIIPGVRTPVVLSETPLRYISPSPRLGEHREEILAELAELERKASS, translated from the coding sequence ATGATCGAGACCGCGACGAAACAGCCGCCGCTTGCCGGCATCCGGGTGATCGAGCTTGCCCGCGTGCTGGCCGGCCCCTGGGCGGGACAGATGCTCGCCGATCTCGGCGCCGACGTGATCAAGATCGAAAATCCCGACGGCGGCGATGATACGCGCCAATGGGGCCCGCCCTTCGTCGAAGCTGCCGACGGCGAAAATCTCTCGGCCGCCTATTACCACGCTGCCAACCGCGGCAAACGCTCCATCACCGCCGACCTCAAGAGCACTGAGGACCAGGATCTCGTTCGTCGCCTCATAGCCACCGCCGATGTGGTGATCGAGAATTTCAAGGTTGGCGGCCTCGTCAAATACGGGCTCGATTACGACAGCCTGCGCAAGCTGAACCCGAGGCTCGTCTATTGCTCGATCACCGGCTTCGGCCAGACCGGCCCCTATGCCGGTCTCGCTGGCTACGATTACATAGTCCAGGGCATGTCCGGCTTCATGTCGATAACAGGCGAGCCGGACGGCCAGCCGATGAAGGCGGGCGTGGCGATCGCCGACATCTTCACCGGCATCTATGCCGTCTCGGCGATCGAGGCCGCCCTGATCCACGCGTTGAAAACCGGCGAAGGCCAGCTTATCGACATGGCCCTGCTCGACGTGCAATCGGCCGTTCTCGCCAATCAGAACATGAATTACCTCATTTCCGGCGCCGCACCGACCCGCCTCGGCAACGCCCATCCCAACATCTCGCCCTATGAGGTCGTGCCGACGGCCGACGGTTATCTCATCCTTGCCGTCGGCAACGACGGTCAGTTCCGCCGCCTCTGCGCCATCCTCGGCCTGGAGACGATCGCGGACGACGAGCGTTTCTCCACCAACAAGGCCCGCGTTGCCAACCGCGGCGAAGTCCGCCGCCTGATCTCCGCCGAGACGCTGAAATTGCAGAAGGCGGATCTTCTGAAGGCCTGTGAGCAGAACGCGGTCCCATCCGGCGCCATCAACACGATCGAGGAAATGTTCGCCGACCCGCAGGTGAAGGCCCGCGATCTGCGCATCGACCTTACCGATGCCGCCGGCACGATCATTCCCGGGGTCAGGACGCCGGTTGTGCTGTCGGAAACACCGTTGCGCTACATCAGTCCGAGCCCGCGTCTTGGCGAGCACAGGGAGGAAATTCTGGCGGAACTCGCCGAGTTGGAGAGGAAGGCATCGTCATGA
- a CDS encoding L,D-transpeptidase: protein MSRFLKSAFSVAAVLAPLALAAPDASAQQFRDRRQSDIVLVTPNGEILDYVPRGFAYARDRSGNRVLIDAYGNIVATEMRARGYYSQRPSPREVYSDQYGNDPYYADDPYGDTRYSERGAVTGGIPRDAAIERLPLGEQPYPDDNSIGNPQSGEDYASIDPDQQIPPADAPTTAPEEPVITLQGKSKPEIVALQVFLDRAGISPGVIDGHMGSNVTKAIYAYDQMTGSKLDPNNTDAILEELRMTGGLPVVSYTITPADAAGPFVAQIPEDYAHKAMLPSLAYTSTTEMLAERFHMDEAFLKEMNPGADFSVPGTVIKVVNPGEPKTGEVARIIADKGRKQVFAYDGASNLLAAYPASIGSADTPSPSGTVTVERVALNPGYTYNPKINFQQGANDKILNIPPGPNGPVGTVWMALSKPTYGIHGTPDPSKIGRTQSHGCIRLTNWDATELAKMVKPGVTVEFVD, encoded by the coding sequence GTGAGTCGCTTTTTGAAATCGGCATTCTCGGTTGCCGCCGTCCTGGCACCCCTTGCGCTGGCAGCACCCGACGCAAGTGCGCAGCAATTCCGCGACCGCCGCCAGAGCGACATTGTGCTGGTCACGCCGAACGGTGAAATCCTCGATTATGTGCCCCGCGGCTTTGCCTATGCCCGCGACCGCAGCGGCAATCGCGTGCTGATCGACGCCTACGGCAATATCGTCGCCACCGAGATGCGCGCCCGCGGCTATTATTCGCAGCGCCCCAGTCCGCGCGAAGTCTATTCCGACCAGTACGGCAATGATCCCTACTATGCCGACGATCCGTATGGCGATACGCGTTATTCCGAGCGCGGCGCCGTTACCGGCGGCATTCCGCGCGACGCAGCGATCGAGCGCCTGCCGCTAGGCGAGCAGCCCTATCCGGACGACAACAGCATCGGCAACCCGCAATCGGGCGAAGATTACGCCTCAATCGATCCCGACCAGCAGATCCCGCCCGCCGACGCGCCGACGACCGCGCCCGAAGAACCCGTCATTACGCTCCAGGGTAAGTCCAAGCCCGAGATCGTCGCACTGCAGGTCTTCCTTGACCGCGCCGGCATCTCTCCTGGCGTCATCGACGGCCATATGGGTTCGAACGTCACCAAGGCGATCTATGCCTATGACCAAATGACCGGCTCCAAGCTCGATCCAAACAACACCGACGCCATTCTCGAAGAACTCCGCATGACAGGCGGCCTGCCCGTCGTAAGCTACACGATCACACCAGCCGATGCCGCGGGCCCCTTCGTCGCCCAGATCCCGGAAGATTATGCGCATAAGGCGATGCTGCCGTCGCTTGCCTATACCTCGACCACCGAAATGCTGGCCGAGCGCTTCCACATGGATGAGGCCTTTCTTAAGGAAATGAACCCGGGTGCCGATTTCAGCGTTCCCGGCACGGTGATCAAAGTGGTCAATCCCGGCGAACCAAAAACCGGCGAAGTTGCCCGCATCATCGCCGATAAGGGCCGCAAGCAGGTCTTCGCATATGACGGCGCCAGCAATCTGTTGGCCGCCTATCCGGCGTCGATCGGCTCCGCCGACACACCCTCCCCCTCAGGTACCGTGACAGTCGAGCGCGTCGCTCTCAATCCCGGTTATACCTACAATCCGAAGATCAATTTCCAGCAGGGCGCCAACGACAAGATCCTCAACATTCCCCCGGGTCCGAACGGCCCGGTCGGCACCGTCTGGATGGCGCTCTCCAAGCCCACTTACGGCATTCACGGCACACCCGATCCTTCCAAGATCGGCCGTACCCAGAGTCATGGCTGCATCCGCCTGACCAACTGGGATGCCACCGAGCTTGCCAAGATGGTTAAGCCCGGCGTGACGGTAGAATTCGTGGATTGA
- a CDS encoding ParA family protein, with protein MPVITFANTKGGAGKTTAVLLLATELARKGYRVTILDADPQHWITHWHEISGHVPNISVIDFVTTASLPQHISENKHNTDYFIVDLPGARNPLLATAVGLSDHVLIPIQGCAMDARGGAQVLELLQYLDEKAGIRIGHSVVLTRVNSMVTTRALQLVKSLLSERHVPVLDTAIIERSAFRDIFDCGGTLQTMDPTRVSNLDKARENATCFAEEIMRKLPVRLSASTHMATAA; from the coding sequence ATGCCAGTGATTACATTCGCAAATACCAAGGGCGGCGCCGGCAAGACGACCGCTGTTCTCCTGCTCGCGACTGAGCTTGCCCGCAAGGGCTATCGCGTCACCATTCTTGACGCCGATCCGCAACACTGGATTACGCACTGGCACGAGATCTCTGGTCATGTGCCCAATATCTCTGTGATCGATTTCGTCACCACCGCCTCGCTGCCGCAGCATATCAGCGAGAACAAGCATAATACCGACTATTTCATTGTCGACCTGCCGGGCGCGCGAAATCCTCTGCTCGCCACCGCCGTCGGCCTCTCCGACCACGTGCTGATCCCGATCCAAGGCTGTGCGATGGATGCACGCGGCGGCGCGCAGGTGCTCGAACTTCTGCAGTATCTGGACGAGAAGGCCGGCATCAGGATCGGTCATTCGGTGGTGCTGACCCGCGTCAACTCAATGGTGACGACCCGGGCGCTGCAGCTCGTCAAATCGCTCCTGAGCGAACGGCATGTGCCGGTGCTGGATACGGCGATCATCGAACGCTCGGCCTTCCGCGACATCTTCGACTGTGGCGGCACGCTGCAGACCATGGACCCCACGCGTGTCAGCAATCTCGACAAGGCGCGCGAGAACGCCACCTGTTTTGCCGAGGAGATCATGCGCAAGCTGCCGGTCAGGCTTTCGGCGTCGACCCACATGGCGACCGCGGCCTGA
- a CDS encoding aliphatic sulfonate ABC transporter substrate-binding protein has product MKSLVRLALSTLAGLVAVATAQAADVSEIRVDWATYNPVSLILKDEGILEKEFEKDGIKVTWVQSAGSNKALEFLNAGSLDFGSTAGAAALIGRINGNPIKSVYVYSRPEWTALVTRRDTSIAKVEDLKGKSIAVTRGTDPHIFLVRALAEAGLTEKDVSLVLLQHADGRLALKRGDVDAWAGLDPIMASAEIEDGDVLFYRKPENNSWGVLNVREEFAAAHPDIVKRVLASYEKARAEALKDPAKLKEALVTATKLPNTVIDRQLERTDLGYSVIGDAQRETIEAAGLALQRADVIKADVDVTKTVSALIDPSYAFAALGQ; this is encoded by the coding sequence ATGAAATCGCTTGTTCGTTTAGCTTTGAGCACTTTGGCAGGTTTAGTAGCGGTCGCAACGGCGCAGGCTGCCGATGTGTCGGAAATTCGGGTGGACTGGGCAACCTACAATCCGGTCAGCCTCATCCTGAAGGATGAAGGAATTCTGGAAAAGGAATTCGAAAAAGACGGGATCAAGGTAACGTGGGTGCAGTCAGCCGGCTCCAACAAGGCGCTGGAATTCCTGAATGCCGGCTCCCTCGACTTCGGTTCGACTGCGGGCGCAGCTGCCCTGATCGGCCGGATCAATGGCAACCCGATCAAATCGGTCTATGTCTATTCACGCCCGGAATGGACCGCTCTGGTCACACGCAGAGATACCAGTATTGCCAAGGTCGAGGACCTTAAAGGCAAGTCCATCGCCGTGACACGCGGCACCGATCCGCATATTTTCCTGGTCCGCGCTCTCGCCGAGGCGGGTCTGACCGAAAAGGATGTTTCGCTTGTTCTGCTGCAGCACGCGGACGGCCGCCTGGCGCTAAAGCGGGGCGATGTCGACGCATGGGCCGGCCTCGATCCGATCATGGCCTCCGCCGAGATCGAAGATGGCGACGTACTCTTTTATCGCAAGCCCGAGAACAACAGCTGGGGCGTGCTCAACGTGCGCGAGGAGTTTGCCGCCGCCCATCCCGATATCGTCAAACGCGTGCTTGCATCATACGAGAAGGCACGTGCCGAAGCCCTGAAAGATCCGGCCAAGCTCAAAGAAGCGCTCGTCACCGCCACCAAGTTGCCCAATACTGTGATCGACCGCCAGTTGGAGCGCACGGATCTCGGCTACTCCGTCATCGGCGATGCACAGCGGGAGACGATCGAGGCGGCAGGCCTCGCCTTGCAAAGGGCCGATGTCATCAAGGCGGATGTCGATGTTACCAAGACCGTATCGGCGCTGATTGACCCCAGCTACGCCTTTGCCGCCCTCGGGCAGTAA
- a CDS encoding DUF4432 family protein: protein MIEFAAASGPRLMLDETSVLDIGGCIVEGVDIAPKRAIPDDGDPRIDHSLEGFLFTCGPDHIRHRQPIAGRGDGKVYPLHGSASGHAAKVLWTKFENGNAECRADVDIVTIEGLPQRIERLWRIDGVTGEVWLEDRVVNTSDETVPTFLMYHINIGGKWLDEGTRLEGYMLENGGFPWTFGEEPGGIFCVPAPATEEGFAEVRLGPIAAIGGRTLRVRFRADTLPYLQVWRNQNAPAHVIGIEPVSHRWVLRDELEASGEFNMLAPGESRSYALTFAFV, encoded by the coding sequence ATGATCGAATTTGCCGCTGCAAGCGGGCCGCGCCTGATGCTGGATGAAACATCGGTTCTGGATATCGGGGGATGTATCGTCGAAGGCGTCGATATCGCGCCGAAACGAGCCATTCCCGACGATGGCGATCCGCGAATCGATCACTCACTTGAGGGGTTTCTCTTCACCTGCGGGCCGGACCATATCCGCCATCGCCAGCCAATCGCCGGCCGGGGCGACGGCAAGGTCTATCCGCTGCACGGATCGGCCTCCGGCCACGCAGCGAAGGTGCTCTGGACGAAGTTCGAGAATGGCAATGCCGAATGCCGCGCCGATGTCGACATCGTAACCATCGAGGGGCTTCCGCAGCGCATAGAGCGGCTCTGGCGGATCGACGGCGTGACCGGCGAGGTGTGGCTCGAAGACCGCGTCGTCAACACCAGCGACGAGACGGTGCCGACCTTCCTGATGTATCATATCAACATCGGCGGCAAATGGCTGGACGAGGGCACGCGACTCGAAGGGTATATGCTGGAGAACGGCGGCTTTCCCTGGACCTTCGGCGAAGAGCCGGGCGGCATCTTCTGTGTTCCGGCGCCCGCGACGGAGGAGGGGTTTGCGGAAGTCCGGCTTGGTCCCATCGCCGCAATCGGCGGCAGGACGCTGCGCGTCCGCTTCCGCGCCGATACGCTGCCTTATCTGCAGGTGTGGCGAAACCAGAATGCGCCGGCACATGTCATCGGCATCGAGCCCGTCTCGCATCGATGGGTCCTGCGCGACGAACTCGAGGCGTCCGGCGAGTTCAACATGCTGGCGCCCGGCGAGAGCCGCAGCTATGCGCTCACCTTCGCATTCGTGTAA